The genomic stretch ACCGCAACGTTCAGTTGGCCGCCCGCAATGCCCTGCAGGCGGGTCATCACTTCGTCCATTTCGCGGAACTGCTCGATGATCGAGCGCGCGTAAGGAAGCATTTCGGAGCCCGCTGGAGTCAGATAAATTTTCCGGCCGAGCTGCTCGAACAGGGCCAGTCCGGCGTGCTCCTCCAGCTGTTTGACCTGGGTTGAGACGGCGGGCTGCGTCAGGTACAACTCGTCGGCCGCGCGCGAGAAGCTCAGATGCCGGGCGACCGTTTCGAAGATCTTGAGTTGGCGCAGGGTAGCGCTTTTCATGGCTGACGTTCGTTGAGGCACCGACGCATACAGGATGCCTGATGCAAACCATAAAATGTTTTAACTTTCACTGATCGCCGTTCTCGCGCAGCATGCCCCCAGATCCCGTGAAGACGCAACCACTTTTACAAGACCGTTTTGCGCGCCCCCGCCGGTCTTTTGTTGTTGGTGCGATCCCCATCTGACCGACCCTTAGCGCTTCATTGCCCGCGTGCATGCAAGCGATGAAGTGATTCGACAACGTAATTCAACGTGCCACTCGGGCGCGAAGAGTTCTAGAAAGAAAGGAGATGGAGACATGGGACATTCCAACGTGGACGAGCCGGGCAGCACAGCACTACGGCATAACCGGTGGGTCCAGCTGGCAATCGGCATCGTTTGCATGGGGCTGGTGGCGAACCTGCAGTATGCGTGGACCTTGTTCGTCGTGCCGATGGACGCGGCGCATCACTGGGGGCAGGCGGCAATTCAGACTGCGTTCACCATCTTCATCGTCACGGAAACCTGGCTCGTGCCAGTCGAAGGATGGCTCGTCGACAAGTTCGGGCCGCGTCCTGTCGTCATTGGCGGTTCGCTGTGTGCCGCACTCGGCTGGATCATTGACGCACACGCAGGCAGTCTGGGCGCACTGTACATCGCGGCGGTGATTGCGGGCGTTGGTGCGGGTTGCGTCTACGGCACCTGCGTCGGAACCGCGCTCAAGTGGTTTCCCGATAAACGCGGCCTGGCGGCGGGTCTGACTGCGGCTGGCTTTGGTGCCGGCGCGGCGGTTACGGTGATCCCGATTGCCAACATGATCCAGCGTTCCGGCTACGAGCACACGTTCATGTTCTTCGGCATTTTCCAGGGCGTCTGCATTCTGCTTCTCGCAACCTTGCTGGTGCGCCCGAAACCGCCCGCGAACGCGGTCGCCGCCAAACGCGTGGTGGCCACCAAACTCGACTACACCCCCGGCCAGATGATCCGTTCGCCGCTTTTCTGGGTGCTGTACCTGATGTTCGTCTTCGTGGCGGCAGGCGGCATCATTGCGACCGCGCAACTCGGCCCGATCGCCAAGGAATACGGCTTCGCGAAGTTGCCGGTCAGCCTGATGGGCATCACGCTGCCGTTGCTGACGATGACGCTGTCGATCGATAACCTGTGCAACGGTTTCACGCGTCCGCTGTGCGGCTTTCTGTCGGACAGGATCGGCCGCGAGAACACGATGTTCATGATCTTTCTCGGCGAAGGCATCGCGTTGCTCGGGCTGATGCAGTTCGGCCACAATCCGTACGCATTCATGTTCTTTGCAGCGGCCGTGTTCCTGTGCTGGGGCGAGATTTTCTCGATCTTCCCGGCGACCTGCGCGGACACGTTCGGCAGCAAATACGCGGCGGCCAATGCGGGGACGCTTTACACCGCAAAGGGCACAGCGTCGATGCTCGTGCCGATTGCTTCGGTGTTGTCGGCGAATGGCTCGTGGAACACGGTGTTCATCTGTGCGGCGGTCGTGTCGATTACAGCGGCGGTGTCCGCGAAATTCATCCTCGCGCCGATGAGACGGCGCTGGATCGACCGAACGGTCGAGGCCGGCGCGCTCGCCAAGGGATATCTCTGATTACCGGAAATGGACATGTGTGCGCCATGACGGCGTTGAAGCGCCAATAGCCGATCGAAATATCTGGGTGGTCGGATTGGGTTAGCACATGGCGACCACGGAAATATCCCGTCTTGATTGGATAAGGCCCCCGCCGGCCGGAGGCGGTCCGCGTAGCAGCACATAGGGAAGGTGGCGAGCAACCCGAATCGGCTGATTCTGCGCGTGATTCTCATCGGATCGAAATGGAGGTTTTGGGTGTGATATCTATTTTTATTATTAGTTAGCATAATTAATTAATATTGGAGGAGATGATGAGAATAAGGAATCTGAAACCGCGTCATGCGGCGGCTTCGCTATGCCTGTTTGCAGCTGGCAGCGTGACCTGTTCGGGAGGAGCATTCGCTCAGGCAAAAGCGGCGGATGACGACAAACAACAGATCCAGTTGTTGAAACAGCAAATGGAAGCGCTCAATAAGAAGCTCGATGCGCTGATGACAAAGCAAGCCCAGACAGCGAACAGTCAGCAGGCGGTCAGCCCCGCTGTCGCAAGCACAAACGCAGGTACAGGTACAGGTTCAGGTTCAAGCGCAAACACGGGTACAACCTCAGGCGCGCAAAAAACATCGGATGCCGACGCCTCCGGGTGGGGCGCCGGCATGCCGCCCAAGCTTAAGTCGTTGCTGGCTGCGCTGGGGGATATGGAGTTCTACGGCAATCTCGATCTTTCCGTGGACTATGCGACCAAGGGCCTCAAAGACTCGTATGTCACGCCGGGCGGGACTGTCGTCTCGCCTAGAGGGCATATGGGCTGGCAGCCCGACGTCTCATCCAATCTTTCCTATGTCGGCGTTCGCGGCAAGCGGCCATTCGGTTCCGACGCCAGCCTGGCCTTCGTCTATCAACTGGAAACCCAACTGGACATCTCGGCAACCTCAGGGTCTTCCAATTCGAACTCCGCTCAGGATTCAACCGTCAAGGGCGCCCTGACGTCGCGCAACAGCTTCATCGGCGTCGCATCGCCCGCCTGGGGCGCGTTGAAGATCGGCAAGACCGATGCGCCCTACAAAACGTCGACCGCACGCATGAATCCGTTTTCCGGCATGCTCGGCGATTACTCCGTCATCATGGGTAACACGGGCGGCGACAATCGCGTCGAATTCGGTACGCGGCTGGACCATGCGATCTGGTATGAGTCGCCCAGTTTCCATGGCTGGTCTCTCAACGCACTGGTTTCGCCCGGGCAAAACCGCGGTTACGAAAATTCGGTGCAGGCTTCGGGTGAGTCGAGTTGCACGGGCGGCAATGTCCCTGGTAGTGGGGGAAGTCCAATTGCGTGTAACGACGGCAGCTACGGGTCGGCCTACAGCGCGAACCTCGCCTATAGCAACGGCCCCCTGTACTTTACGACAGCCTATGAGATACACCTCGGCGTAAATCGCTCAAGCGATGTCACGAACACGCCTGCGGCGCTGGCTTCGCCCGATGGGACGGACCCCAACGATATCGGCAACGAATGGGCATTCAAGGTCGGTGCGCAATATAAATTCCCCACTCTGACCACGGTGAGCGCCATTTATGAAGTGATGCGCAGAAAGATTCCGGCCTACCTGCAAACACAGAACGAGCGGAGCCGTAATGGCTTCTGGCTCGCCCTGACGCAGGAAATCACCCCCAAGGACAGCGTGAGCGTCGGTTGGGCGCACGCCAATCGCACGCCGGGTGACCCGGGGCAACACAACACGGCTCCCGCCGACCCGAACGCTATCGGTATCCCGAATCCTTCCAACGGCGCCAATATGGTCACTGCGATGTACAAGCATGCGATCGACAAACATGCAACTGTGTATGCCGACTATGCCCTGGTCATCAATCAGGCGGCAGCGCACTATGCGCTGGGCGCAGGCGGGCGAAGCGTCACCGTCGATTGTCATGACGGCAGCTCGATCTCCCAGGGTGCGCCGTTTTGCTACGCGGGCGGCAGAGAAATGGGTTTCTCCGTCGGGCTGAATTACAAGTTCTGAAAGCGCTGTCAACCTGGCGGAGGCGGAGACGTAAGCAGTCGGGGGCGTCTCGGGGTACCCAGGATTCGGATTTCGTACGCCTGGGTACGCTCCAAGCTGATCGTCGCCGGCAGCTCGTCGTGCCGTCCGTTTCCGAGCCGCCTACGGACGCCGCGCCGTCCGCCAGCGCTGTTAAAGGGCGGGTCTGTGAGCGTCGCGTCCGTCACTGGCGCCCGTCGCCTCGACTGTTTCTTTCCGGTCACCTTCCATCGCTGCAGCGTCACCGCCTTCCGCTGCCATCCCACACCTTCCAGCGCACTTCGCAGACGATTACAAAAAGCGCCTTGAACTCCCCATATACGGAATATAATATTCTGTATATCTAAGCTACGCGCGGATGGCATATCAGGCCGCGGCAGCCACACAGGAGGACAGCCGCGCCGGCCTGTCGGCAGAAGATTCGGGCGGCGGGCCCGGCAAGACCGTCACAATGGGTTATCCGAATCTGGGGAAGCAAATTATCAATGTCTGATGATACGCAAACCGGTGTCCGCCCAGCGCCCCTCACACTGGCGCTAGTACCGATCAATGCTTCGGCTTCGTTGCGCGATCAGGCGTACGCAAAGCTGAAGCAGGCCATCGCCGACGCCGACATCTATCATTCGCGCGAGGAAATCCGGCTCGACGAAAAGGAACTGACTGAAGCGCTCGGCGTGAGCCGCACGCCAGTTCGCGAAGCCATGACGCTGCTCGAGCAGGAAGGTTTCCTGCGGACGGTGCCGCGGCGCGGAATCTATATCCAGCGCAAGACGAAGAAAGAAATCGTCGACATGATTTGCATGTGGGCGGCGCTCGAAAGCATGGCGGCCCGGCTTGCGACGCTGCGCGCGTCCGATGAGGACATCGCGGTGCTGAGGCATATGTTCGACAATTTTCGCGACACGACGCCGGCCGAGCACATCGAGGAGTATTCGGAAGCGAACATCGCGTTTCACCAGTCAATTGTCCAGCTGTCGCAATCGCAGATCCTCCTGGACACGATGAAGAACCTCTTCGTGCATGTGCGCGCGATCCGGAAGATAACGATCGCGCAGAGTGACCGCGCGTTGCGCTCGATCGTCGATCACATGCGCATCATCGAAGCACTCGAGAAGCGCGACACCGAGCTGGTCGAGCGGCTCGTGCGCCAGCACTCGCTCGATCTCGCGGCGTTCGTCGAAGCCAACTGCGACTTCCTCGACTGACGACGCGATGTCCTTTGGGTGCTGAATCAAGAGGGCAACCGGAGAGAGGGCGACCGGAGCACACCAACCCGAAGCACCGGAGCGGCGAAGCGCTGAAACGCCCGACGCGTTGCAGCGCTTCTCCTTCTCGCCCTGCACCTTGTTCACAGGCGCCTACCGGGTGTCCCTCGCGCTTACCGGGTGCCCCTCATCGCACACGAACCATCGTGTCGCCCAACGTGGCCAGTGAAGCGGCCACGTGAATACCCGCCGGTTTCATTGCGTCGAACTTTGCGGTCGCCGAGCCTGCGCGGCCGCGAGATGATCGCGCCCGCGTGGTTCGCGCGTGCAGCTGCGCCGGGTTCGAGCGCCGACGCGCTTCTGGGTGTCTGGCAGCGCGTGATTTGAAATACGAAATATTACATTCCATTGACCGCTCGATTGGTACACCCATCGATGCGGGCCCGTCAGAATTCGACGCTCGAAGGCCAATTTCGGCGTTATCAAAGCTTTGTGCGCCGCAAATCGATTTTCGTGGGTCGCCTTTGAATTCGGGCGTTTCACGTCCATCGCAGCGCAGCAATGACATCACGGCATCAAAATGCGCTTGAACAAATACTGTGTGTGGAATATTGTATATCACGATGCACGCCACGACCCGTTGAGGAGAGACGCCATGCCAGAGCCCGGGGACATCCTGCCGCAGAGCACCTCATCGACCGCAATGACGGCCGGGTTGATGAAGGCTTGCACATCCTCCGCGTCCTCCACCTGCAGGTTGCCGTAACGACGGCCCGCCGCGCAGCACAAGTTCAATAGAAGGCAAGACAGCGAGACATCTCAACATGACAAACGACGCACAAGCTACCGAGACGACCGACGGATTCCACATCGTCATCGATGCGCTGAAACTGAACGACATCCACACCATCTTCGGACTGGTCGGTATCCCGATCACCGACCTGGCGCGGCTTGCGCAGGCGGAAGGGATGCGTTTCATCGGCTTCCGTCACGAACAGCACGCGGGCAATGCGGCGGCCATTGCCGGTTTCATGACGCAGAAACCGGGCATCTGCCTGACGGTGTCGGCGCCGGGCTTTCTGAACGGCCTGACGGCGCTCGCCAACGCGACCACCAACTGCTTTCCGATGATCCTGATCAGCGGCTCGAGCGAGCGCGAAATCGTCGATCTGCAGCAGGGCGACTACGAAGAAATGGACCAGTTGAATGCGGCCAGGCCGTACGCGAAGGCCGCGTATCGCGTGCTGCATGCGGAAGACATCGGCATCGGCGTGGCGCGTGCGATTCGTGCCGCGGTGTCGGGCCGCCCGGGTGGCGTGTATCTGGACTTGCCGGCCAGGCTGCTCGCGCAAACGCTGGATGCCGTGAAGGCGCAGCAGTCGCTGGTGCGCGTGGTCGACGCCGCGCCGCGTCAGTTGCCGGCGCCGGAATCGGTCAAGCGTGCGATCGATGTGCTGAAGAGCGCCAGGCGTCCGCTGATCCTGCTCGGCAAGGGGGCGGCGTACGCGCAGGCTGACGCGGAGATCCGCGCGTTTGTCGAACAAAGCGGCATTCCGTATCTGCCGATGTCGATGGCCAAGGGCCTGCTGCCCGATACGCACGAGCAATCGGCGTCGGCGGCGCGCTCGTTCGTGCTGCAGGAAGCCGATGTCGTCGTGCTGATCGGCGCGCGGCTGAACTGGCTGCTGGCGCACGGCAAGGGCAAAACGTGGGGCGCGGAGCCGAAGAAGTTCGTCCAGGTCGATATTTCGCCGACCGAAATCGACAGCAACGTCGCGATTGCCGCGCCGGTGATCGGCGATATCGGCTCGTGCGTGGCGGCGCTGCGCGCAGGCCTCGATGCGGGCTTCGCGAAGCCGGGCGCCGAGTGGACCGGCGCGATCGCCGAGCGCAAGAACAGGAATCTCGCCAAGATGGCCGCGACGCTCGAGAAGAACCCGTCGCCGATGAATTTCCACAGCGCGTTGCGCGCGATCCGCGATGTGCTGAAGACGCGCCCGGACATCAACGTCGTCAACGAAGGCGCGAACACGCTCGACTACGCGCGCAGCATCATCGACATGTACGAGCCGCGCAAACGCTTCGATTCGGGCACGTGGGGAATCATGGGCATCGGCATGGGCTTCGCGATCGGCGCGGCGGTGACGAGCGGCAAACCGGTTGTCGCGATCGAAGGCGACAGCGCGTTCGGATTCAGCGGCATGGAACTCGAAACCATCTGCCGTTACGACCTGCCGGTTTGCACGATCGTATTCAACAACAACGGCGTGTATCGCGGCACCGACGTGAACCCGACGGGCGGCAAGGACGTCGCGCCGACCGTGTTCGTGAAGGGGGCGCGCTACGACAGGATGATCGAGGCCTTCGGCGGGGTCGGCTACAACGCGACCACAGCGGAAGAACTGACGAAGGCGCTCGTCGAAGCGATCGCATCGGGCAAGCCGACCTTGATCAACGCCGTCATCGATGAAGCGGCGGGCACCGAAAGCGGCCGCCTGACCAATCTGAACCCGCAAAGCGCGGCGATGAAAAAGTAATCCAGGGCAACCACGGAGATATCAAAGTGACCAAACCTCTCGAAGGCATCAAGATCATCGACTTCACCCACGTTCAGGCCGGCCCCGCGTGCACCCAGTTGCTCGCCTGGTTCGGCGCCGACGTGATCAAGGTTGAAAGACCGGGTTCGGGCGACGTCACGCGCAACCAGCTGCGCGACATCCCCGACGCCGACGCGCTGTACTTCACGATGCTCAACAGCAACAAGAAGTCGCTGACGTTGGATACGAAAAAGCCCGAAGGCAAGGAAGTACTCGAAAAGCTGATTCGCGAATCGGACGTGCTGGTCGAAAATTTCGGTCCGGGCGCGTTGGACCGGATGGGCTTTTCGTGGGAGCGCCTGAACGAACTCAATCCGAAGATGATCGTCGCTTCGGTGAAGGGCTTCAGCGACGGCCATCACTACGACGACCTGAAGGTCTACGAAAACGTCGCGCAATGCGCCGGCGGCGCGGCGTCCACCACCGGCTTCTGGGACGGTCCGCCGACCATCAGCGCCGCGGCGCTCGGCGACAGCAACACCGGCATGCATCTGGCGATCGGCATTCTGACGGCGCTGCTCGGGCGCGACAAAACCGGCAAGGGCCAGAAGGTCGCGGTGTCGATGCAGGACAGCGTGCTGAACCTGTGCCGCGTGAAGCTGCGGGACCAGCAGCGGCTGGAGCGCGTGGGTTATCTCGAGGAATATCCGCAATATCCGCACGGCGAATTCAGCGATGTGGTGCCGCGCGGCGGCAATGCGGGCGGCGGCGGTCAGCCGGGCTGGGTGCTCAAGTGCAAGGGCTGGGAAACGGATCCGAACGCCTATATCTACTTCACGATCCAGGGCCACGCGTGGGAGCCGATCTGCAAGGCACTCGGCAAACCCGAGTGGATCGACGACCCGGCTTACAAGACCGCTGAAGCACGTCAACCGCATATCTTCGAGATCTTTGCGACCATCGAGGAATGGCTCGCCGACAAGACCAAATTCGAAGCGGTCGACATCCTGCGCAAGTTCGACATTCCATGCGCGCCGGTGCTGACAATGAAGGAACTGGCCAACGATCCGTCATTGCGCGCGAGCGGCACGATCGTCGAAGTGCCGCACAAGAAACGCGGCACGTATCTGACGGTCGGCAGCCCGATCAAGTTCTCGGATCTGAAGCCGGAAGTCACCGCGTCGCCGCTGCTCGGCGAACACACGGACGAAGTGCTGGCGAGCCTTGGCTACAGCCAGCAGGAAATCTTCAACCTGCGCGAAGTCAAGGCTGTTTGACGGCGCAAGCAGGTAGAACTCGACGTATCTGAAGTTTCATTTTCGGAGCCTGCATGTACGGCGCCCCGAGCGGGCGCCATACCGACTTGAATAGCCGCTTTTCCAAATCCGGACAGCCTCCATGCAAACAGTCATCGACCTCGAGCAACTGGTCGCAGCAATTGGCGATGCGATCATCATTTCAGATGCCAAAGGAAGCATCACACTGTGGAACCCTGCTGCCGAGCGCATGTTTGGTTTCACGCAAAGCGAGGCCTTGGGGCAGTCGCTGGACCTGATCATTCCGCAACGTTTGCGCGAACGTCACTGGGACGGCTATCACAAGACCATGGCAACCGGGCAAACCCGCTATGGCCACGACGTATTGCGGGTGCCCGCCGTGCATAAAGATGGTCGCGCCATGTCGATTGCATTTACGGTGGCCTTGCTGCATTCCCCGCAACATGAACTGACGGGGATTGTCGCCGTGATTCGCGACGAAACCAGCCGTTTCCAGGAGGAGCGCAATCTGCGCAAACGCCTGGCCGAACTGGAAGCCCAAGCGGGAGCGTAACGCAGCGCCAGCCGCGTCGATCCGGTTGACTTTCTCTCGTGACGATCTATCAGGAAGCATCCGATGCACGTCGAAGTACTGGGACAATACCGGCTCGAGTTGTCCGCGAGGCAGTGGATCCACAACGGCGGCTGGACCGCCTACGTGGCGATTCGCACGGCCGAAGAAAATCATCCGGCACAACCCGATCTCCTGCCGTACCAGCGGGTCGTCGACGAGGCTGTCTTTGAAAGCGAGGAAGCCGCCATCGCCGGCGCGCGTCGCGTGGCGCTGGCGCTGCTCAGTCCGGCAACCCGGTAGCCCGGGCGTGCAGGGCGGGTACAGATCAATTTAGGGGAACGCGAGATGGGCAAAGCATTGGAGGATGTGAGAATCCTCGACTTCACGCACGTGCAATCGGGGCCGACGTGCACCCAGTTGCTGGCGTGGTTCGGCGCGGATGTGATCAAGGTGGAGCGCGCCGGCGCGGGCGACGTCACGCGCGAGCAACTGAGGGATATCCCCGAGGCGGACAGCCTGTACTTCACGATGCTCAACCACAACAAGCGTTCGGTCACGATCGACACGAAGAACCCCGAGGGCAAGCAGGTGCTCGAAGCGTTGATCCAGAAGTGCGACGTGCTGGTGGAGAACTTCGCGCCGGGCGCGCTCGACCGGATGGGCTTCACGTGGGAGCGCATCCAGGCGCTCAATCCGCGCATGATCGTGGCGTCGGTCAAGGGGTTCGGCCCAGGGCCTTATGAAGACTGCAAGGTCTACGAGAACGTCGCGCAATGCGTGGGCGGCGCGGCCTCGACCACCGGCTTCGACGACGGTCCGCCGGTTGTCACCGGCGCCCAGATCGGCGACAGCGGCACCGGGCTGCATCTTGCGCTTGGCATTGTCACCGCGCTGTATCAGCGAAAAACGACAGGGCGTGGTCAACACGTGCTCGCCGCGATGCAGGACGGCGTGCTCAATCTGTGCCGCGTGAAACTGCGCGACCAGCAGCGCCTCGAGCGCACCGGCGCGATGCGCGAATATCCGCAACATCCGAACGGCACCTTCGGCGAAGCGGTACCGCGCGCGGGTAACGCGTCGGGCGGTGGTCAGCCGGGCTGGATTCTGAAGTGCAAGGGCTGGGAAACGGACCCGAACGCGTACATCTACTTCATCACCCAGGCGCCGGTGTGGGCAAAGATCTGCAACGTGATCGGCAAGGAGGAATGGGCCACCGATCCGAACTACGCGACGCCCGCCGCGCGCCTGCCGCATCTGAAGGAGATCTTCGCCGAGATCGAGCGCTGGACGATGACGAAGACGAAGTTCGAGGCGATGGAAATCCTCAACAGGTATGACATTCCGTGCGGCCCGATCCTGTCGATGAAGGAGATCGCCGAGGAGCCGTCGCTGCGTAAGACCGGCACGATCGTCGAGGTCGATCATCCGGTGCGCGGCAAGTATCTGACGGTCGGCAATCCGATCAAGCTGTCGGACAGTCCGACCGAGGTCACGCGCTCGCCGCTGCTGGGCGAACACACCGACGAGGTGATGGCCGAACTCGGTTACCACCCGGATCAGATCGCGCATTTACGTGCGGTCGGCGCGATATGAGCGCGTAAGCCAACCGTCGGCACGCGTTTGACGCGCCGCACGCCGTACAAGACATCGCCGCGCGACCGGTCTGATCGGTCGCGTGATTGCAGCAAAAAAAATCGAAGGAGACATTCCCATGAAATCGTGGATACGTTTTCGGCTCGCCGATGGCCATACTGGCTTCGGCGTGCTGGAAGACCATCGCGTCACTGAATACGAAGGCGACATGTTCGGCGACGCGGTCCCAAGCGCCAACGTACTGAGCTTCGATGACGTGACGCTGCTCAATCCGTGTGTTCCTACGAAGGTGGTCGCGTTGTGGAACAACTTCCGCGCGCTGTCGGAGAAGCTCGGCAAGGCCGCGCCTTCCCATCCGCTATTTCTGATCAAGCCCTCCACCTCCGTAATCGGCCCGGGCGAACCCATCCAGCGGCCACAAGCCTACGGCGGCAAGATCGCGTACGAAGGGGAACTCGCGATCGTGATCGGCAAGCGCTGCCGCAACGTCCCGGTAGACGAGGCGAACGATTACATTTTCGGTTACACGTGCATCAACGACGTGACCGCGGCCGAACTCCTGAACGAAGACCCCAACTTTGCGCAATGGTGCCGCTCGAAGGGCTTCGATACGTTTAGCTGCATCGGTCCTGCGATCCAGCGGGATTTCGACTGGCGTAAAGCACACGTCGTGACGCGGCTCGACGACGTCGAGCGGCAGAACTATCCGCTGTCGGACATGATCTTCTCGCCCGCCGAACAGGTCAGCCTGATCTCGCACGATATGACGCTGTTGCCCGGCGACGTCATTGCTATCGGCACATCGATTGGCATCGGCTCGATCAAGGACGGCTCGACGGTCGAGGTGTCGATCGAAGGGATCGGCGTGCTGTCGAACACGCTGTCATCAGGGGCCTGACATGGCGATGACGATTGCAGTGCCGCGCGAAGTCCGCGCGGGCGAACGCCGCGTCGCGGCGACGCCCGAAACCGTCGGCCAGTTGCTGAAGCTCGGCTTCGCGGTGAACGTCGAAGCGGGCGCGGGCCTTAGGGCATCATTCGACGATGACGCGTATCGCGCGGCCGGCGCGCAGGTGGTCAGC from Paraburkholderia sp. IMGN_8 encodes the following:
- the oxlT gene encoding oxalate/formate MFS antiporter, translated to MGHSNVDEPGSTALRHNRWVQLAIGIVCMGLVANLQYAWTLFVVPMDAAHHWGQAAIQTAFTIFIVTETWLVPVEGWLVDKFGPRPVVIGGSLCAALGWIIDAHAGSLGALYIAAVIAGVGAGCVYGTCVGTALKWFPDKRGLAAGLTAAGFGAGAAVTVIPIANMIQRSGYEHTFMFFGIFQGVCILLLATLLVRPKPPANAVAAKRVVATKLDYTPGQMIRSPLFWVLYLMFVFVAAGGIIATAQLGPIAKEYGFAKLPVSLMGITLPLLTMTLSIDNLCNGFTRPLCGFLSDRIGRENTMFMIFLGEGIALLGLMQFGHNPYAFMFFAAAVFLCWGEIFSIFPATCADTFGSKYAAANAGTLYTAKGTASMLVPIASVLSANGSWNTVFICAAVVSITAAVSAKFILAPMRRRWIDRTVEAGALAKGYL
- a CDS encoding porin, producing MRIRNLKPRHAAASLCLFAAGSVTCSGGAFAQAKAADDDKQQIQLLKQQMEALNKKLDALMTKQAQTANSQQAVSPAVASTNAGTGTGSGSSANTGTTSGAQKTSDADASGWGAGMPPKLKSLLAALGDMEFYGNLDLSVDYATKGLKDSYVTPGGTVVSPRGHMGWQPDVSSNLSYVGVRGKRPFGSDASLAFVYQLETQLDISATSGSSNSNSAQDSTVKGALTSRNSFIGVASPAWGALKIGKTDAPYKTSTARMNPFSGMLGDYSVIMGNTGGDNRVEFGTRLDHAIWYESPSFHGWSLNALVSPGQNRGYENSVQASGESSCTGGNVPGSGGSPIACNDGSYGSAYSANLAYSNGPLYFTTAYEIHLGVNRSSDVTNTPAALASPDGTDPNDIGNEWAFKVGAQYKFPTLTTVSAIYEVMRRKIPAYLQTQNERSRNGFWLALTQEITPKDSVSVGWAHANRTPGDPGQHNTAPADPNAIGIPNPSNGANMVTAMYKHAIDKHATVYADYALVINQAAAHYALGAGGRSVTVDCHDGSSISQGAPFCYAGGREMGFSVGLNYKF
- a CDS encoding GntR family transcriptional regulator — protein: MSDDTQTGVRPAPLTLALVPINASASLRDQAYAKLKQAIADADIYHSREEIRLDEKELTEALGVSRTPVREAMTLLEQEGFLRTVPRRGIYIQRKTKKEIVDMICMWAALESMAARLATLRASDEDIAVLRHMFDNFRDTTPAEHIEEYSEANIAFHQSIVQLSQSQILLDTMKNLFVHVRAIRKITIAQSDRALRSIVDHMRIIEALEKRDTELVERLVRQHSLDLAAFVEANCDFLD
- the oxc gene encoding oxalyl-CoA decarboxylase, with protein sequence MTNDAQATETTDGFHIVIDALKLNDIHTIFGLVGIPITDLARLAQAEGMRFIGFRHEQHAGNAAAIAGFMTQKPGICLTVSAPGFLNGLTALANATTNCFPMILISGSSEREIVDLQQGDYEEMDQLNAARPYAKAAYRVLHAEDIGIGVARAIRAAVSGRPGGVYLDLPARLLAQTLDAVKAQQSLVRVVDAAPRQLPAPESVKRAIDVLKSARRPLILLGKGAAYAQADAEIRAFVEQSGIPYLPMSMAKGLLPDTHEQSASAARSFVLQEADVVVLIGARLNWLLAHGKGKTWGAEPKKFVQVDISPTEIDSNVAIAAPVIGDIGSCVAALRAGLDAGFAKPGAEWTGAIAERKNRNLAKMAATLEKNPSPMNFHSALRAIRDVLKTRPDINVVNEGANTLDYARSIIDMYEPRKRFDSGTWGIMGIGMGFAIGAAVTSGKPVVAIEGDSAFGFSGMELETICRYDLPVCTIVFNNNGVYRGTDVNPTGGKDVAPTVFVKGARYDRMIEAFGGVGYNATTAEELTKALVEAIASGKPTLINAVIDEAAGTESGRLTNLNPQSAAMKK
- the frc gene encoding formyl-CoA transferase yields the protein MTKPLEGIKIIDFTHVQAGPACTQLLAWFGADVIKVERPGSGDVTRNQLRDIPDADALYFTMLNSNKKSLTLDTKKPEGKEVLEKLIRESDVLVENFGPGALDRMGFSWERLNELNPKMIVASVKGFSDGHHYDDLKVYENVAQCAGGAASTTGFWDGPPTISAAALGDSNTGMHLAIGILTALLGRDKTGKGQKVAVSMQDSVLNLCRVKLRDQQRLERVGYLEEYPQYPHGEFSDVVPRGGNAGGGGQPGWVLKCKGWETDPNAYIYFTIQGHAWEPICKALGKPEWIDDPAYKTAEARQPHIFEIFATIEEWLADKTKFEAVDILRKFDIPCAPVLTMKELANDPSLRASGTIVEVPHKKRGTYLTVGSPIKFSDLKPEVTASPLLGEHTDEVLASLGYSQQEIFNLREVKAV
- a CDS encoding PAS domain-containing protein yields the protein MQTVIDLEQLVAAIGDAIIISDAKGSITLWNPAAERMFGFTQSEALGQSLDLIIPQRLRERHWDGYHKTMATGQTRYGHDVLRVPAVHKDGRAMSIAFTVALLHSPQHELTGIVAVIRDETSRFQEERNLRKRLAELEAQAGA
- the frc gene encoding formyl-CoA transferase, with translation MGKALEDVRILDFTHVQSGPTCTQLLAWFGADVIKVERAGAGDVTREQLRDIPEADSLYFTMLNHNKRSVTIDTKNPEGKQVLEALIQKCDVLVENFAPGALDRMGFTWERIQALNPRMIVASVKGFGPGPYEDCKVYENVAQCVGGAASTTGFDDGPPVVTGAQIGDSGTGLHLALGIVTALYQRKTTGRGQHVLAAMQDGVLNLCRVKLRDQQRLERTGAMREYPQHPNGTFGEAVPRAGNASGGGQPGWILKCKGWETDPNAYIYFITQAPVWAKICNVIGKEEWATDPNYATPAARLPHLKEIFAEIERWTMTKTKFEAMEILNRYDIPCGPILSMKEIAEEPSLRKTGTIVEVDHPVRGKYLTVGNPIKLSDSPTEVTRSPLLGEHTDEVMAELGYHPDQIAHLRAVGAI
- a CDS encoding fumarylacetoacetate hydrolase family protein, coding for MKSWIRFRLADGHTGFGVLEDHRVTEYEGDMFGDAVPSANVLSFDDVTLLNPCVPTKVVALWNNFRALSEKLGKAAPSHPLFLIKPSTSVIGPGEPIQRPQAYGGKIAYEGELAIVIGKRCRNVPVDEANDYIFGYTCINDVTAAELLNEDPNFAQWCRSKGFDTFSCIGPAIQRDFDWRKAHVVTRLDDVERQNYPLSDMIFSPAEQVSLISHDMTLLPGDVIAIGTSIGIGSIKDGSTVEVSIEGIGVLSNTLSSGA